DNA sequence from the Leuconostoc lactis genome:
GTCAACCCGTGGGGTACCGGTAGCGGCCCTCTTCTTGACGACAGCGATTGGTTTATTGGCCTTCATTTCAAACACGAAGGGTGGATCAGTGGCTTATACTTGGCTTGTGAATGCTTCAGGTTTGACTGGATTCATCGCTTGGGTTGGTATTGCGCTGTCTCATTACCGTTTCCGTCGTGCCTACGTTGTACAGGGAAAAGATTTGAATGCATTGAAATATAAAGCAAAATGGTTCCCATTTGGCCCACTATTTGCGCTAGTGATTTCAATTGGCGTGATTATTGGTCAGGATCCGGCAAGTTTTTCACAATTTAACCTAGAAAAGCTGGCGGTGACTTACCTATCAGTACCGTTCTTCCTAGTATTATACGTTGGCTACAAAATTCGTCACAAAACACACATCGTTAAATTGGAAGATGTTGATTTGACACAGCAGAAATAAAAGAGAACAAGACACCATATTGGACTGGTGTCTTGTTTTTTATTGCAGGTTATTACTGTGACAAAAGTAACGTGCATATTGTTATAATTGATTACAATAATGTGATCAAAAAAAGGGGGGCATCATGAATCCAATAGTTATGCTGAGTCTCAATGTATTGGCCATGTATTTTGTGTTTTGGACGATTAAACCAATTAATTTCGCCAAGTTTATGCCATATACACCGAAACAAGCCGGATTTTTAAAGATTATTTTGGCGATTGCTTTAGGCTATTTGGTGGCGAGTTTCTTTATTTCTATTACGAATTGGATCCTTGTCCTACCAGCGACGGTATTTGGAAAGTAGCTCAAAAACGATTAGCAACTGTGGTATAATTGACTAGATTATGTAGACAAGTCGGCGTTGTACGCCCGTTTATAAAAATA
Encoded proteins:
- a CDS encoding DUF1146 domain-containing protein encodes the protein MNPIVMLSLNVLAMYFVFWTIKPINFAKFMPYTPKQAGFLKIILAIALGYLVASFFISITNWILVLPATVFGK